In one window of Helianthus annuus cultivar XRQ/B chromosome 17, HanXRQr2.0-SUNRISE, whole genome shotgun sequence DNA:
- the LOC110924911 gene encoding protein FAR1-RELATED SEQUENCE 4-like yields MDMVFSSLDDCYSMYVKYAKECGFSVRKGTTKTNSKGVLHIKYYLCTRSGLYKDKKAGSWKVYKFVKEHNHDLVERPDKHFLPTERHLTQLQKHVIHSMSKLNLGPVKAFNVMKTCFGGFEGVGASKVEFKNYKRYSMVFVPFSGIDNHHCNVTFGASLLASETADTYIWLLRVFLKAVGSQPKVVVTNQDPAMKKAISVVFVDTRHRLCMWHVMHKLSLKVVMLFFLPLAF; encoded by the exons ATGGACATGGTATTCTCAAGCCTTGATGATTGTTATTCAATGTATGTTAAGTATGCCAAGGAGTGTGGGTTTTCAGTCAGGAAAGGGACTACAAAGACAAACTCTAAAGGTGTCTTACATATTAAGTATTACTTGTGTACGAGATCTGGGTTATACAAGGATAAGAAG GCTGGATCATGGAAGGTGTATAAGTTTGTCAAGGAGCACAATCATGACCTTGTTGAACGTCCCGATAAGCATTTTCTTCCAACTGAACGACACCTCACTCAGCTCCAGAAGCATGTTATACACAGCATGTCTAAGCTGAATTTGGGTCCCGTCAAGGCATTTAATGTTATGAAGACTTGTTTTGGCGGTTTTGAAGGCGTGGGTGCAAGTAAAGTTGAATTTAAGAACTATAAGAG ATACTCTATGGTGTTTGTACCGTTCAGTGGTATAGACAATCATCACTGCAATGTTACATTTGGTGCATCATTATTGGCGTCGGAAACTGCTGACACGTATATTTGGTTGTTAAGAGTTTTTCTAAAAGCTGTTGGTtctcaaccaaaagttgttgtcactAACCAAGATCCAGCGATGAAGAAGGCTATTTCTGTTGTATTTGTTGACACGAGGCATCGGTTATGCATGTGGCATGTGATGCATAAACTTTCTCTGAAGGTTGTTATGcttttttttttacctttggcGTTTTAG